From Deinococcus aquaticus, one genomic window encodes:
- a CDS encoding electron transfer flavoprotein subunit beta/FixA family protein yields the protein MNILTLVRQVPDAEARVKISGQTVDLEGATLVIDGMDEYGVEEALRLRESGAPVEQIIALAVGPKKVEDALRTSLAMGVDRAIHIETDEKFDAVTLSRVVAQVAQAENVTLILVGGQEADWDSQALGAASAERLGWPQLTWTNELKVDGDTITGRHDVDDGNESFSAPLPAVVTTQQGLNEPRYPTLPNIMKAKKKELRKDDPAAYNLSGKVRVVGAEIQTRARRNTMIDGKDPQAAAQQLLELLRNEAKVIA from the coding sequence ATGAACATCCTGACCCTCGTAAGACAAGTTCCCGATGCCGAAGCCCGCGTCAAGATCAGCGGCCAGACCGTCGACCTCGAAGGGGCCACCCTGGTCATCGACGGCATGGACGAGTACGGCGTGGAAGAAGCCCTGCGCCTGCGCGAGAGCGGCGCGCCCGTCGAACAGATCATCGCGCTTGCCGTCGGCCCGAAGAAGGTCGAGGACGCCCTACGCACCTCGCTCGCCATGGGCGTCGACCGCGCCATTCACATCGAAACCGACGAGAAATTCGACGCCGTGACCCTCAGCCGCGTCGTGGCTCAGGTCGCGCAGGCCGAGAACGTCACGCTGATCCTGGTCGGCGGGCAGGAAGCCGACTGGGACTCCCAGGCCCTCGGAGCCGCCAGCGCCGAACGCCTCGGCTGGCCCCAGCTGACTTGGACGAACGAACTGAAAGTCGACGGCGACACCATTACCGGCCGCCACGACGTGGACGACGGGAACGAGAGCTTCAGCGCCCCCCTGCCCGCCGTGGTCACCACGCAGCAGGGCCTGAACGAGCCCCGCTACCCCACCCTGCCGAACATCATGAAAGCCAAGAAGAAGGAACTCCGCAAGGACGACCCCGCCGCCTACAACCTGAGTGGCAAGGTCCGCGTGGTCGGCGCTGAAATTCAGACCCGCGCCCGCCGCAACACCATGATCGACGGCAAGGACCCCCAGGCCGCCGCCCAGCAACTGCTGGAACTGCTTCGGAACGAAGCGAAGGTGATCGCATGA
- a CDS encoding ATP-dependent Clp protease ATP-binding subunit — protein MNRYDDRARLVFHYAREEGNRLGHAMVGPEHLLLGLMREGGTAASILGEFGASLDGLRRRVEEIIGRGEGNRLNDAPSITPRARRVMELASSEARSLGAQVTSTEHILLGIIREGDGVAFRILQELTKDVDTIRWRILAQGEGTASKPAKPVATPFLDEYGRDLTKWAREGKLDPVIGRSEEIRRVTQILTRRTKNNPVLIGDPGVGKTAIVEGLALAIHEKRTPPNLHGVRLVSLDLSGVVAGTKYRGEFEERLRQIIEELRNAKVMAFIDELHTLVGAGGAEGTLDAANILKPALSRGEIQVIGATTTGEYHRYIEKDAALERRFQPVIVLEPSPAETLQILRGLKPKYEEHHGVQIPEAALELAVRIGERSLPGRNFPDKAIDLIDEAASRVRLNMSVGLPVAETEDGEPYVTREDIESVINSMGGIYSEETAAQLGDLEGTLRDQVYGQPDAIRALSSALRRARVGLGGRTRVAASFLFVGPSGVGKTHLAKALARSLFGSERSLIRMDMSEFQESHSVSKLIGSPPGYVGYEQGGRLTEAVRRQPFSVILLDEIEKAHPDVYNTFLQVLDDGRLTDGLGRTVDFRRTILIMTSNTGFNVTPTVGFSPVTPDSNAPLRNIFTPEFLDRLDEVIRFKSLGEEELVRVAQQLMGEMTEELASRELSVTFDPAIAAWLVTKLKARSPKHAVGSSRQLRTLVREEIEDPLALELMANHGEELRVVLGEGGVQFEKGEEAASRQILA, from the coding sequence ATGAACAGATACGACGACCGCGCCCGACTCGTGTTCCATTACGCCCGCGAGGAAGGCAACCGCCTGGGCCACGCGATGGTCGGCCCGGAACACCTGCTGCTGGGCCTGATGCGCGAGGGCGGTACTGCCGCCAGCATTCTCGGAGAGTTCGGTGCTTCGCTTGACGGCCTGCGCCGCCGCGTGGAGGAAATCATCGGCCGTGGCGAGGGTAACCGCCTGAATGACGCGCCCAGCATCACGCCCCGCGCCCGGCGCGTTATGGAGCTGGCGTCCAGCGAGGCCCGCAGCCTGGGCGCGCAGGTGACCAGTACTGAGCACATCCTGCTGGGCATCATCCGCGAGGGTGACGGTGTGGCCTTCCGCATCCTTCAGGAACTCACGAAGGACGTGGACACCATCCGCTGGCGCATCCTGGCGCAGGGCGAGGGCACGGCCAGCAAACCGGCCAAACCGGTCGCCACGCCCTTCCTGGACGAGTACGGCCGCGACTTGACCAAGTGGGCGCGCGAGGGCAAACTGGACCCCGTGATCGGACGCAGCGAAGAAATCCGCCGCGTCACGCAGATCCTGACCCGCCGCACCAAGAACAACCCGGTCCTGATCGGTGATCCGGGCGTGGGCAAGACCGCCATCGTGGAGGGCCTGGCGCTCGCCATTCACGAGAAGCGCACCCCACCGAACCTGCACGGTGTGCGCCTCGTCAGCCTGGACCTGAGCGGCGTCGTGGCCGGTACCAAGTACCGAGGCGAGTTCGAGGAACGCCTGCGGCAGATCATCGAGGAGCTGCGTAACGCCAAGGTCATGGCCTTCATCGACGAGCTGCACACCCTGGTCGGGGCGGGAGGGGCCGAGGGCACGCTGGACGCTGCAAACATCCTCAAGCCCGCCCTGTCGCGCGGCGAGATCCAGGTGATCGGCGCGACCACCACCGGCGAGTACCACCGCTACATCGAGAAGGACGCCGCCCTGGAACGCCGTTTCCAGCCGGTGATCGTGCTGGAACCCAGCCCCGCCGAGACCCTGCAGATCCTGCGCGGCCTGAAACCCAAGTACGAGGAGCATCACGGCGTGCAGATCCCGGAAGCGGCCCTGGAACTCGCCGTGCGCATCGGGGAGCGGAGCCTGCCGGGCCGGAACTTCCCGGACAAGGCCATCGACCTGATCGACGAGGCCGCCAGCCGCGTGCGCCTGAACATGAGTGTGGGCCTGCCGGTTGCGGAAACCGAGGACGGCGAACCGTACGTGACCCGCGAGGACATCGAGAGCGTCATCAACTCCATGGGCGGCATCTACTCCGAGGAGACGGCCGCGCAACTCGGTGACCTGGAAGGCACCCTGCGGGATCAGGTGTACGGCCAGCCGGACGCCATCCGCGCGCTGTCCAGTGCGCTGCGCCGCGCCCGCGTGGGCCTGGGTGGCCGCACCCGCGTCGCCGCGAGCTTCCTGTTCGTCGGACCCAGCGGGGTCGGCAAGACCCACCTGGCCAAGGCCCTGGCGCGCAGCCTGTTCGGCAGCGAACGCAGCCTGATCCGCATGGACATGAGCGAATTCCAGGAGAGCCACTCGGTCAGCAAACTGATCGGCTCGCCCCCCGGGTACGTGGGCTACGAGCAGGGCGGCCGCCTGACCGAGGCGGTGCGCCGCCAGCCGTTCAGCGTGATCCTGCTCGACGAGATCGAGAAGGCCCACCCGGACGTGTACAACACCTTCCTTCAGGTCCTTGATGACGGCCGCCTGACCGACGGACTGGGCCGCACCGTGGACTTCCGCCGCACCATCCTGATCATGACCAGCAACACGGGCTTCAACGTGACGCCCACCGTGGGCTTCAGCCCGGTCACGCCGGACAGCAACGCCCCGCTGCGCAACATCTTCACGCCGGAATTCCTGGACCGCCTCGACGAGGTCATCCGCTTCAAGAGCCTCGGCGAGGAGGAACTGGTGCGCGTCGCGCAGCAACTCATGGGCGAGATGACCGAGGAACTCGCCAGCCGCGAACTGAGCGTCACGTTCGACCCGGCCATCGCCGCGTGGCTGGTCACGAAACTCAAGGCCCGCAGCCCCAAGCACGCCGTCGGCAGCAGCCGGCAACTGCGCACCCTTGTCCGCGAGGAGATCGAGGATCCCCTGGCCCTGGAACTCATGGCCAACCACGGCGAGGAACTGCGCGTCGTGCTGGGCGAGGGCGGCGTTCAGTTCGAGAAGGGCGAGGAAGCCGCCTCCCGCCAGATCCTGGCGTAA
- the clpB gene encoding ATP-dependent chaperone ClpB translates to MNPDRFTEATTQAVQQAQQLAQQSGHQNLTPTHVLRTLTDNDTAGRALTLAGGDLNQIRAALDAELLKLPRVQGGGDNLYLDPALSRAFGRADTLAGQLGDSFVAADALLLALRGEYRGRSLPTETDLNRAVNEQRKGKTVTTKTSEQQFDALAKYGTDLTQRARDGKFDPVIGRDEEIRRAMQILLRRTKNNPVLIGEPGVGKTAIAEGLAIRIVKGDVPDGLKNKRIVSLEMGSLLAGAKFRGEFEERLKGVIDEVIASAGEIILFVDEIHTIVGAGKTEGSPDAGNMLKPALARGELHLIGATTLSEYREIEKDPALERRFQPVFVDEPSVEDTISILRGIKERYQVHHNVEITDPALVAAAQLSHRYITDRQLPDKAIDLIDESAARLRMALESSPERIDQLERRKLQLEIEREALKREKDQDSQNRLLDIEGVLKTITDELADVRARWEGERHEVAALREKRESLDQVRTDIEKARRDYDLQRAAELEYGTLPQLEKEVQELEHKLKGAEFAHTQVTEEDIAFVVSRWTGIPANKLMEGEREKLLKLEEQLHDRVIGQDRAIVSVADAIRRSRAGLSDPNRPLGSFMFLGPTGVGKTELAKALAEFLFDSQDAMVRIDMSEYMEKHTVARLIGAPPGYVGFEEGGQLTEAVRRRPYAVLLFDEIEKAHPDVFNVLLQVLDDGRLTDGQGRTVDFRNTLIILTSNIGSPLILEMQHRGDSSADIRDAVMGELQGHFRPEFLNRVDDIIVFDALTAADLHRIVDIQMRGLIKRLAERRVSLHLSGAAKDRLAQIGYDPAFGARPLRRAISREIETPLAREILQGHVPDNTSLNVDFDGTNFQFQIGALN, encoded by the coding sequence TTGAATCCCGACCGTTTCACCGAGGCCACCACCCAGGCCGTTCAGCAGGCGCAGCAGCTCGCGCAGCAGAGCGGACACCAGAACCTGACGCCCACACACGTCCTGCGCACCCTGACCGACAACGACACCGCCGGGCGCGCCCTGACCCTGGCAGGCGGCGACCTGAACCAGATCCGCGCCGCGCTGGACGCCGAACTGCTGAAGCTCCCACGCGTGCAGGGCGGCGGCGACAACCTGTACCTCGACCCGGCCCTGAGCCGCGCCTTCGGACGGGCCGACACCCTGGCCGGACAGCTGGGCGACTCGTTCGTGGCCGCCGACGCCCTGCTCCTGGCCCTGCGCGGCGAGTACCGGGGCAGGAGCCTGCCCACCGAGACTGACCTGAACCGCGCCGTGAACGAGCAGCGCAAAGGAAAAACCGTGACGACCAAGACCAGTGAGCAGCAGTTCGACGCCCTCGCCAAGTACGGCACCGACCTCACCCAGCGCGCCCGCGACGGCAAGTTCGACCCCGTGATCGGCCGCGACGAGGAAATCCGCCGCGCCATGCAGATCCTGCTGCGCCGCACCAAGAACAACCCCGTGCTGATCGGGGAACCCGGCGTGGGCAAGACCGCCATTGCCGAGGGCCTCGCCATCCGCATCGTGAAGGGCGACGTGCCCGACGGCCTGAAGAACAAACGCATCGTCAGCCTCGAGATGGGCAGCCTGCTGGCGGGCGCGAAATTCCGGGGAGAGTTCGAGGAGCGCCTGAAAGGCGTGATCGACGAGGTGATCGCCTCGGCCGGCGAGATCATCCTGTTCGTGGATGAGATTCACACCATCGTCGGCGCGGGCAAGACCGAGGGCAGCCCCGACGCGGGCAACATGCTCAAGCCGGCGCTGGCGCGCGGGGAACTGCACCTGATCGGCGCCACAACTTTAAGCGAGTACCGCGAGATCGAGAAGGACCCCGCCCTGGAACGCCGCTTCCAGCCGGTGTTCGTGGATGAACCCAGCGTCGAGGACACCATCTCCATCCTGCGCGGCATCAAGGAACGCTACCAGGTACACCACAACGTGGAGATCACCGACCCGGCGCTCGTGGCGGCCGCGCAGCTCTCTCACCGGTACATCACGGACCGTCAACTGCCCGACAAGGCCATCGACCTGATCGACGAGTCCGCCGCGCGCCTGCGCATGGCACTGGAATCCAGCCCGGAACGCATCGACCAGCTGGAGCGCCGCAAGCTGCAACTGGAAATCGAACGCGAGGCCCTGAAGCGTGAGAAGGACCAGGACAGCCAGAACCGCCTGCTGGACATCGAGGGCGTCCTGAAAACCATCACGGACGAACTCGCGGACGTCCGCGCCCGCTGGGAAGGCGAGCGGCACGAGGTCGCCGCGCTGCGCGAGAAACGCGAGTCGCTTGATCAGGTCCGCACGGACATCGAGAAGGCCCGCCGCGATTACGACCTGCAACGCGCCGCCGAACTGGAGTACGGCACGCTCCCGCAACTGGAAAAGGAAGTGCAGGAGCTGGAGCACAAACTCAAGGGCGCGGAGTTCGCGCACACCCAGGTGACTGAGGAGGACATCGCGTTCGTCGTGAGCCGCTGGACCGGCATTCCCGCGAATAAACTGATGGAGGGTGAACGCGAGAAACTGCTGAAACTCGAGGAGCAGCTCCATGACCGCGTGATCGGACAGGACCGCGCCATCGTCAGCGTCGCCGACGCCATCCGCCGCAGCCGCGCCGGCCTGAGCGACCCGAACCGCCCGCTGGGCAGCTTCATGTTCCTCGGCCCGACCGGAGTCGGCAAGACCGAACTGGCCAAGGCGCTCGCGGAATTCCTGTTCGACAGTCAGGACGCCATGGTCCGCATCGACATGAGCGAGTACATGGAGAAACACACCGTCGCCCGCCTGATCGGCGCGCCTCCCGGGTACGTGGGCTTCGAGGAAGGCGGCCAGCTGACCGAGGCCGTCCGCCGCCGCCCCTACGCCGTGCTGCTGTTCGACGAGATCGAGAAAGCCCACCCGGACGTGTTCAACGTCCTGTTGCAGGTGCTCGACGACGGCCGCCTGACCGACGGGCAGGGCCGCACCGTGGACTTCCGCAACACCCTGATCATCCTGACCAGCAACATCGGCAGTCCGCTGATCCTGGAAATGCAGCACCGGGGTGACAGCTCCGCCGACATCCGCGACGCCGTGATGGGCGAGTTGCAGGGGCACTTCCGCCCGGAGTTCCTGAACCGCGTGGACGACATCATCGTGTTCGACGCCCTGACCGCCGCCGACCTGCACCGCATCGTGGACATCCAGATGCGCGGCCTGATCAAACGCCTCGCCGAACGCCGCGTGAGCCTGCACCTGTCAGGCGCCGCCAAGGACCGTCTCGCGCAGATCGGGTACGACCCGGCCTTCGGCGCCCGCCCGCTGCGCCGCGCGATCAGCCGCGAGATCGAGACGCCACTGGCCCGCGAAATCCTGCAGGGCCACGTGCCCGACAACACCAGCCTGAACGTGGATTTCGACGGCACGAACTTCCAGTTCCAGATCGGCGCGCTGAACTGA
- a CDS encoding SRPBCC family protein, whose translation MTHAATLDHRIEDARTLVLERTFAANPERVFAAFTQAEHLRHWWGPRGWELTHCEIDLTPGGRWHYCMTCTDPAQGDFHGMQSWGLGVYERIEAPTRLTYTDYFSDEHGAVNDQMPATLADLTFEAVPGGTRVTSRSTYVRPEDLQVVMDMGMLQGITETWDRLAEHLA comes from the coding sequence ATGACGCACGCCGCCACCCTCGACCACCGCATTGAAGACGCCCGCACCCTCGTCCTGGAACGCACCTTCGCCGCCAATCCCGAACGTGTGTTCGCAGCGTTCACGCAGGCCGAGCACCTGCGCCACTGGTGGGGACCCCGCGGCTGGGAACTCACGCACTGCGAGATTGACCTGACCCCCGGCGGCCGCTGGCACTACTGCATGACCTGCACGGACCCCGCCCAGGGCGACTTCCACGGCATGCAGAGCTGGGGCCTGGGCGTGTACGAACGCATCGAGGCGCCCACCCGCCTGACCTACACCGACTACTTCAGCGACGAGCACGGCGCGGTCAATGACCAGATGCCCGCCACGCTGGCCGACCTGACCTTCGAGGCTGTCCCCGGCGGCACCCGCGTCACCAGCCGTTCCACGTACGTCCGCCCGGAAGACCTGCAGGTCGTCATGGACATGGGCATGCTCCAGGGCATCACCGAAACCTGGGACCGCCTGGCCGAACACCTCGCCTGA
- a CDS encoding DUF2087 domain-containing protein, translating into MTKSISDFQDEHGRITGWPSDRRRAHQLAILDYLTGLFEPGVSYDQGQIEQVLADHSTLEDPSFLLTELVDSDYLATEDGMYWRADGRPGARG; encoded by the coding sequence ATGACGAAAAGTATTTCCGATTTTCAGGATGAACACGGCCGTATCACCGGGTGGCCCAGCGACCGCCGCCGCGCGCACCAGCTGGCCATTCTCGATTACCTGACCGGCCTGTTCGAGCCCGGCGTGTCTTACGACCAGGGGCAGATTGAGCAGGTGCTGGCCGACCACAGCACCCTGGAAGACCCCAGCTTCCTGCTGACCGAACTGGTCGACAGCGACTACCTCGCCACCGAGGACGGCATGTACTGGCGTGCCGACGGTCGCCCCGGCGCGCGTGGCTAG
- a CDS encoding ArsR/SmtB family transcription factor, with amino-acid sequence MNHLTFTALADPHRFQIVELLRARPLSVGEIADQLNLRQPQTSKHLRVLSDAGLITVHPQANRRICHLQPTAFRDLDDWLGRYRSLWEARLDRLDDYLSTLPPATPDPTEPGGSP; translated from the coding sequence TTGAACCACCTCACCTTCACCGCCCTGGCAGACCCGCACCGGTTCCAGATCGTCGAACTGCTCCGCGCCCGGCCCCTCAGCGTCGGCGAGATCGCTGACCAGCTGAACCTGCGCCAGCCGCAGACCTCCAAGCACCTGCGGGTCCTCAGTGACGCCGGACTGATCACCGTTCACCCCCAGGCCAACCGCCGCATCTGCCACCTGCAGCCCACCGCGTTCCGCGACCTCGACGACTGGCTGGGCCGCTACCGCTCCCTCTGGGAAGCCCGCCTCGACCGCTTGGACGACTACCTGAGCACCCTCCCGCCCGCCACGCCTGACCCCACCGAACCCGGAGGTTCCCCATGA
- a CDS encoding carboxymuconolactone decarboxylase family protein, translating to MSDTAHDPTPTDAPTDATALEAPPRARDVIFGTQQNRIQERLNDLDPDLGRYIQEFAYDTVYDRPGLDLKSKELIACALLVSLGSPPELRTHIRGAMNAGATEAEVRGALMMCVPYLGFPRTVAAFEMLKQHLKR from the coding sequence ATGAGCGACACCGCCCACGATCCCACCCCGACAGACGCGCCGACCGACGCCACTGCTCTGGAAGCGCCGCCCCGCGCCCGTGACGTGATCTTCGGCACGCAGCAGAACCGCATTCAGGAGCGCCTGAACGACCTAGACCCCGACCTGGGCCGCTACATTCAGGAGTTCGCGTACGACACCGTGTACGACCGGCCCGGCCTGGACCTGAAAAGCAAGGAGCTGATCGCCTGCGCCCTGCTCGTCTCACTGGGCAGCCCCCCCGAACTGCGCACCCACATTCGCGGCGCCATGAATGCCGGCGCCACCGAAGCCGAGGTGCGCGGCGCGCTCATGATGTGCGTCCCTTACCTGGGCTTCCCGCGCACCGTGGCGGCGTTCGAGATGCTCAAGCAGCACCTAAAGCGCTGA
- a CDS encoding PH domain-containing protein, with translation MNTAVPVAPPTSPLWFRALTWVAPLMLIVTAWVPDDGADRPLPLAGSVFLTLLGVGLAALFAQLPRRLSYTLTDTGLRVSRFSGTFEWPYRDLRLRRTEGHLGLKVGGVGLPGYYSGNYTFTGPAYRSVQALASNTQGGLIVERGGVPYYLTPANPDALARALAARGVPTV, from the coding sequence ATGAACACTGCCGTTCCGGTCGCGCCCCCCACCTCGCCCCTCTGGTTCCGGGCGCTGACCTGGGTGGCGCCGCTGATGCTGATCGTGACCGCCTGGGTGCCGGATGACGGGGCCGACAGGCCTCTGCCGCTGGCCGGGAGCGTGTTCCTCACGCTGCTGGGCGTGGGACTGGCCGCACTGTTCGCGCAGTTGCCCCGGCGGCTCTCGTACACCCTGACCGACACGGGGCTGCGCGTCAGCCGCTTTTCCGGAACGTTCGAGTGGCCGTACCGTGACCTGCGCCTGCGCCGCACAGAGGGACACCTGGGCCTGAAGGTGGGCGGCGTGGGCCTGCCCGGCTATTACAGCGGCAACTACACCTTCACCGGCCCCGCCTACCGCAGCGTGCAGGCGCTCGCCTCGAACACGCAAGGCGGCCTGATCGTGGAGCGGGGCGGCGTGCCGTACTACCTGACGCCCGCCAACCCGGACGCGCTCGCCCGTGCCCTGGCCGCGCGGGGCGTGCCGACCGTGTAG
- the radA gene encoding DNA repair protein RadA yields the protein MARARTNYVCGSCGYTSAKPLGRCPNCQAWNSFEEEVAAVTTGSRGGAYGGVVGGKLTALSTVGRREEPRTSSGIPELDRVLGGGLVAGGVTLIGGEPGIGKSTLLLQVADRVAKLGGTVLYVAGEESLEQIRLRADRLGVALEGGADIQLTRDTRAEHVAALMSEHKPALCIVDSIQTVTVEGEGAPGGVAQVRDGTAMLTRAAKETGTATVLVGHVTKDGTVAGPKVMEHIVDTTVFLETVGSFRLLRSVKNRFGQAGELGVFEMRGEGLIAVENPSAAFLAERPLDVPGSVVAATIDGQRPMLLEVQALASKTPYPNARRVVVGLDPRRVDVVLAVLERRLDLTLGGLDVYVNLAGGLKVPDPGLDLAIALAIYSAVVGRALPGNVAVFGEVGLAGEVRSTTGSIRRAEEARRAGYTRLIVPPGLDGHPDGVKSVEEAVAQVWQGRAAGSPGAGSRKPRAG from the coding sequence GTGGCTAGAGCCCGCACCAACTACGTCTGTGGCAGTTGCGGGTACACCAGCGCCAAACCGCTGGGCCGCTGCCCGAACTGCCAGGCTTGGAACTCGTTCGAGGAGGAAGTTGCGGCCGTCACGACTGGCTCGCGGGGCGGGGCGTACGGCGGCGTGGTGGGCGGGAAACTCACGGCGCTGTCCACCGTGGGCCGCCGCGAGGAGCCGCGCACGTCCAGCGGCATTCCGGAACTGGACCGCGTGCTGGGCGGCGGTCTGGTCGCCGGGGGCGTCACGCTGATCGGCGGCGAGCCGGGCATCGGCAAGAGCACCCTGCTGCTGCAGGTCGCGGACCGCGTGGCGAAACTGGGCGGCACCGTGCTGTACGTGGCCGGTGAGGAATCGCTGGAGCAGATCCGGTTGCGCGCCGACCGGCTGGGCGTGGCCCTGGAGGGCGGCGCGGACATTCAACTCACGCGGGACACCCGCGCCGAGCATGTGGCCGCGCTGATGAGCGAGCATAAACCCGCGCTGTGCATCGTGGATTCCATCCAGACCGTGACCGTGGAAGGCGAGGGCGCGCCCGGCGGCGTGGCGCAGGTCCGCGACGGCACCGCCATGCTGACCCGCGCCGCCAAGGAAACCGGTACGGCCACCGTCCTGGTCGGGCACGTGACCAAGGACGGCACGGTCGCCGGACCGAAAGTCATGGAGCACATCGTGGACACCACCGTGTTCCTCGAGACGGTCGGGTCGTTCCGGCTGCTGCGCTCGGTCAAGAACCGCTTCGGGCAGGCCGGTGAACTGGGCGTGTTCGAGATGCGCGGCGAGGGCCTGATCGCCGTCGAGAACCCGTCGGCGGCGTTCCTGGCCGAGCGGCCCCTGGACGTGCCGGGCAGCGTCGTGGCCGCCACCATCGACGGGCAGCGGCCCATGCTGCTGGAAGTGCAGGCACTGGCCAGCAAGACCCCGTACCCGAACGCCCGCCGGGTCGTGGTGGGTCTCGACCCGCGCCGCGTGGACGTGGTGCTGGCCGTGCTGGAACGCCGCCTGGACCTGACGCTGGGCGGCCTGGACGTGTACGTGAACCTCGCGGGCGGCCTGAAAGTCCCCGATCCGGGCCTGGACCTCGCGATCGCCCTGGCGATCTACTCCGCCGTGGTGGGCCGCGCCCTGCCCGGCAACGTGGCCGTGTTCGGCGAGGTCGGACTGGCGGGCGAGGTGCGCTCCACGACCGGCTCGATCCGCCGCGCCGAGGAAGCCCGCCGCGCCGGGTACACCCGCCTGATCGTCCCACCCGGCCTGGATGGCCACCCGGACGGAGTGAAAAGCGTCGAGGAAGCCGTCGCGCAGGTCTGGCAGGGCCGTGCGGCAGGCAGTCCGGGGGCGGGCAGCCGGAAACCCCGCGCGGGGTAG
- a CDS encoding cation diffusion facilitator family transporter, which translates to MTDHPHDHSSHDHGPGEHGPGDHRPDAHAAQGHSSDTHDGAHNHGANANARQLTLALILTGGFLIVEVAYAFTSGSLALLSDAGHMLTDAAALGLSLLAIRVGARPADTRRTFGYRRTEILAAALNAGALFAVGIYVLVEAARRFAQPVEVQAAPMLIVAVLGLIVNLISARILAGGQGGSLNMKSAYLEVMGDLLGSVAVIIGALLIRFTGWTWVDPLLGAAIGLWVLPRTWALLRASVNVLLEGVPDGLNLTGLRRELAALPGVTDVHDLHVWSVTGGVNNLTAHLVAPDTGAELLPRVQEIAGRHGITHSTVQIEGPDAHSDHESEALHP; encoded by the coding sequence ATGACTGACCACCCCCACGACCACAGCTCCCATGATCACGGACCCGGTGAACACGGCCCTGGTGACCACCGCCCCGACGCACACGCCGCGCAGGGCCACAGTTCAGACACTCACGACGGGGCGCACAACCACGGTGCGAACGCGAACGCGCGGCAACTGACCCTGGCGCTTATCCTGACCGGCGGGTTCCTGATCGTGGAGGTCGCGTACGCCTTCACGTCCGGCAGTCTGGCCCTGCTGAGTGATGCGGGGCACATGCTGACCGACGCCGCCGCGCTGGGCCTGTCCCTGCTCGCCATTCGCGTGGGTGCCAGGCCCGCCGACACCCGCCGCACCTTCGGGTACCGCCGCACCGAGATTCTGGCCGCCGCCCTGAACGCCGGGGCACTGTTTGCCGTCGGCATCTACGTGCTGGTCGAGGCCGCGCGCCGCTTCGCGCAGCCGGTCGAGGTGCAAGCAGCGCCCATGCTGATCGTGGCCGTGCTGGGCCTGATCGTGAACCTCATCAGCGCCCGCATCCTGGCGGGGGGACAGGGGGGCAGCCTGAACATGAAATCCGCGTACCTGGAAGTCATGGGCGACCTGCTGGGCAGCGTGGCCGTCATCATCGGTGCGCTGCTGATCCGCTTCACGGGCTGGACCTGGGTGGACCCGCTGCTGGGCGCCGCCATCGGTCTGTGGGTGCTGCCCCGCACCTGGGCGCTGCTGCGTGCGAGCGTGAACGTGTTGCTGGAGGGCGTGCCGGACGGCCTGAACCTCACGGGCCTGCGCCGTGAACTGGCTGCGCTGCCCGGCGTGACGGACGTTCACGACTTGCACGTCTGGAGCGTGACGGGCGGCGTGAACAACCTCACGGCCCATCTGGTGGCCCCGGATACAGGGGCAGAGCTGCTGCCGCGCGTGCAGGAGATCGCCGGGCGGCACGGCATCACGCACAGCACCGTGCAGATCGAGGGGCCGGATGCCCACAGCGACCACGAGAGCGAGGCGCTGCACCCATAA